One window from the genome of Paramisgurnus dabryanus chromosome 20, PD_genome_1.1, whole genome shotgun sequence encodes:
- the pwwp2b gene encoding PWWP domain-containing protein 2B isoform X3 yields the protein MTDGVFGQKAEHQEAIVRPGCSHGTGLFCLPDVIGKSEESLVLRPDCEVSNEEHRSKTPNELTEQPKDENTEPETTPPAPVPVPVQPGLPTYPPYFEGAPFPQPVWVRHTYNQWVPQPPPRPIKRKKRRGREPGRMTMSTIRLRPRQVLCEKCKNTLNSDEDSKDGSTAPKTTRKENAPHTDEDTKTVPAKSLRKDDGDGNKESKRREDSAVYENKRFRKDKKDDEKFPGGDVIPHSPVIKISYSTPQGKGEVIKIPSRVHGSVKPFCPKQLLQNGHGERETSKAPQKDVQPSMDAIRTGLTISIPKLKLPKLSGPDAPSPKIRLRSRADGAEQVSIYEAELVGGARRKSPRVPGTAPEDGGDKNSLELWSGNCAEEVERHGDLTLLINFRKRKADSSSLSVCSSDSLDESKSFSSDGTSPELCDLAPGDDVSVSSSSHGESKTVPPLTVRLHTRSMTKCVTEEGHAVTVGDVVWGKIHGFPWWPARILSISGTHREEGEVDAPWPEAKVSWFGSPTTSQLSVAKLSPFREFFRSRFNRKKKGMYRRAIMEAAKAVGHMGAEITSLLAHCET from the exons ATGACAGATGGCGTGTTTGG tcaaaaagCAGAACATCAGGAAGCTATTGTAAGGCCTGGCTGTTCTCATGG GACTGGGCTGTTTTGCCTTCCAGACGTCATTGGAAAGTCAGAAGAGAGCCTCGTGTTGAGACCAGACTGTGAAGTCTCAAATGAAGAGCATCGCTCCAAAACTCCAAATGAACTTACAGAGCAACCAAAAGATGAGAACACAGAACCTGAGACGACCCCTCCTGCACCCGTCCCCGTCCCCGTGCAACCGGGACTGCCAACGTACCCTCCTTACTTTGAGGGCGCCCCTTTTCCCCAACCAGTGTGGGTTCGCCACACTTACAACCAATGGGTACCACAGCCGCCACCTCGTCCcatcaaaagaaagaaaagacgAGGGCGAGAACCGGGCAGAATGACCATGAGCACAATCAGACTTCGACCACGGCAGGTGTTGTGTGAGAAATGCAAAAACACTCTCAATAGCGACGAGGACAGCAAAGACGGGTCGACAGCCCCCAAGACGACGAGGAAAGAGAACGCACCTCACACAGATGAGGACACTAAAACGGTCCCGGCCAAGAGTCTGAGAAAGGACGACGGAGACGGCAATAAAGAGTCTAAAAGACGAGAGGACTCGGCGGTCTACGAAAACAAGCGCTTTCGAAAGGACAAGAAGGACGATGAGAAGTTTCCCGGAGGTGACGTCATACCCCACAGTCCTGTCATCAAGATCTCGTATAGCACTCCGCAAGGTAAAGGCGAAGTCATAAAGATCCCTTCTAGAGTTCACGGGTCCGTCAAACCCTTCTGCCCAAAGCAACTGCTGCAGAACGGCCACGGAGAAAGAGAGACTTCCAAGGCACCCCAAAAAGATGTGCAACCCTCTATGGACGCCATCAGAACGGGCCTTACCATTTCCATTCCCAAACTCAAGCTCCCGAAACTATCCGGTCCAGACGCCCCATCGCCCAAGATACGCTTAAGATCTCGCGCCGACGGAGCCGAGCAGGTGTCGATATACGAGGCCGAGCTGGTGGGCGGTGCTCGTAGAAAGAGTCCGAGAGTTCCCGGCACTGCGCCCGAGGACGGCGGCGATAAAAATTCACTTGAACTTTGGTCAGGCAACTGTGCGGAAGAGGTCGAGCGTCACGGTGACTTGACGTTGCTCATTAACTTTCGAAAGAGGAAGGCAGACTCGTCGAGTCTGTCCGTCTGTAGTAGCGATAGCCTGGACGAGTCAAAGTCCTTCAGTTCGGACGGCACGTCGCCGGAACTGTGCGACCTGGCACCGGGTGACGATGTCTCTGTGTCATCTTCCTCTCACGGGGAAAGTAAAACGGTTCCACCTCTTACAGTACGACTGCACACCCGCAGCATGACTAAGTGCGTGACCGAGGAAGGTCACGCCGTGACGGTGGGCGATGTCGTTTGGGGAAAGATCCACGGCTTTCCTTGGTGGCCCGCACGAATACTCAGTATTAGTGGTACTCATAGAGAAGAAGGCGAGGTCGACGCTCCCTGGCCCGAAGCTAAAGTCTCCTGgttcggctcgcccaccactTCCCAACTTTCGGTTGCCAAATTGTCGCCCTTCCGTGAATTCTTCAGGTCACGTTTCAACCGCAAAAAGAAAGGGATGTACCGGCGTGCCATTATGGAGGCTGCTAAAGCGGTGGGACACATGGGTGCAGAAATCACATCGCTACTTGCTCACTGCGAAACTTAG
- the pwwp2b gene encoding PWWP domain-containing protein 2B isoform X1 gives MEAVAEELQAGSRIPVTVDQIVNDTLVVTLTYRERSYTGILLDCKKNQKAEHQEAIVRPGCSHGTGLFCLPDVIGKSEESLVLRPDCEVSNEEHRSKTPNELTEQPKDENTEPETTPPAPVPVPVQPGLPTYPPYFEGAPFPQPVWVRHTYNQWVPQPPPRPIKRKKRRGREPGRMTMSTIRLRPRQVLCEKCKNTLNSDEDSKDGSTAPKTTRKENAPHTDEDTKTVPAKSLRKDDGDGNKESKRREDSAVYENKRFRKDKKDDEKFPGGDVIPHSPVIKISYSTPQGKGEVIKIPSRVHGSVKPFCPKQLLQNGHGERETSKAPQKDVQPSMDAIRTGLTISIPKLKLPKLSGPDAPSPKIRLRSRADGAEQVSIYEAELVGGARRKSPRVPGTAPEDGGDKNSLELWSGNCAEEVERHGDLTLLINFRKRKADSSSLSVCSSDSLDESKSFSSDGTSPELCDLAPGDDVSVSSSSHGESKTVPPLTVRLHTRSMTKCVTEEGHAVTVGDVVWGKIHGFPWWPARILSISGTHREEGEVDAPWPEAKVSWFGSPTTSQLSVAKLSPFREFFRSRFNRKKKGMYRRAIMEAAKAVGHMGAEITSLLAHCET, from the exons tcaaaaagCAGAACATCAGGAAGCTATTGTAAGGCCTGGCTGTTCTCATGG GACTGGGCTGTTTTGCCTTCCAGACGTCATTGGAAAGTCAGAAGAGAGCCTCGTGTTGAGACCAGACTGTGAAGTCTCAAATGAAGAGCATCGCTCCAAAACTCCAAATGAACTTACAGAGCAACCAAAAGATGAGAACACAGAACCTGAGACGACCCCTCCTGCACCCGTCCCCGTCCCCGTGCAACCGGGACTGCCAACGTACCCTCCTTACTTTGAGGGCGCCCCTTTTCCCCAACCAGTGTGGGTTCGCCACACTTACAACCAATGGGTACCACAGCCGCCACCTCGTCCcatcaaaagaaagaaaagacgAGGGCGAGAACCGGGCAGAATGACCATGAGCACAATCAGACTTCGACCACGGCAGGTGTTGTGTGAGAAATGCAAAAACACTCTCAATAGCGACGAGGACAGCAAAGACGGGTCGACAGCCCCCAAGACGACGAGGAAAGAGAACGCACCTCACACAGATGAGGACACTAAAACGGTCCCGGCCAAGAGTCTGAGAAAGGACGACGGAGACGGCAATAAAGAGTCTAAAAGACGAGAGGACTCGGCGGTCTACGAAAACAAGCGCTTTCGAAAGGACAAGAAGGACGATGAGAAGTTTCCCGGAGGTGACGTCATACCCCACAGTCCTGTCATCAAGATCTCGTATAGCACTCCGCAAGGTAAAGGCGAAGTCATAAAGATCCCTTCTAGAGTTCACGGGTCCGTCAAACCCTTCTGCCCAAAGCAACTGCTGCAGAACGGCCACGGAGAAAGAGAGACTTCCAAGGCACCCCAAAAAGATGTGCAACCCTCTATGGACGCCATCAGAACGGGCCTTACCATTTCCATTCCCAAACTCAAGCTCCCGAAACTATCCGGTCCAGACGCCCCATCGCCCAAGATACGCTTAAGATCTCGCGCCGACGGAGCCGAGCAGGTGTCGATATACGAGGCCGAGCTGGTGGGCGGTGCTCGTAGAAAGAGTCCGAGAGTTCCCGGCACTGCGCCCGAGGACGGCGGCGATAAAAATTCACTTGAACTTTGGTCAGGCAACTGTGCGGAAGAGGTCGAGCGTCACGGTGACTTGACGTTGCTCATTAACTTTCGAAAGAGGAAGGCAGACTCGTCGAGTCTGTCCGTCTGTAGTAGCGATAGCCTGGACGAGTCAAAGTCCTTCAGTTCGGACGGCACGTCGCCGGAACTGTGCGACCTGGCACCGGGTGACGATGTCTCTGTGTCATCTTCCTCTCACGGGGAAAGTAAAACGGTTCCACCTCTTACAGTACGACTGCACACCCGCAGCATGACTAAGTGCGTGACCGAGGAAGGTCACGCCGTGACGGTGGGCGATGTCGTTTGGGGAAAGATCCACGGCTTTCCTTGGTGGCCCGCACGAATACTCAGTATTAGTGGTACTCATAGAGAAGAAGGCGAGGTCGACGCTCCCTGGCCCGAAGCTAAAGTCTCCTGgttcggctcgcccaccactTCCCAACTTTCGGTTGCCAAATTGTCGCCCTTCCGTGAATTCTTCAGGTCACGTTTCAACCGCAAAAAGAAAGGGATGTACCGGCGTGCCATTATGGAGGCTGCTAAAGCGGTGGGACACATGGGTGCAGAAATCACATCGCTACTTGCTCACTGCGAAACTTAG
- the pwwp2b gene encoding PWWP domain-containing protein 2B isoform X2 — MEAVAEELQAGSRIPVTVDQIVNDTLVVTLTYRERSYTGILLDCKKKTGLFCLPDVIGKSEESLVLRPDCEVSNEEHRSKTPNELTEQPKDENTEPETTPPAPVPVPVQPGLPTYPPYFEGAPFPQPVWVRHTYNQWVPQPPPRPIKRKKRRGREPGRMTMSTIRLRPRQVLCEKCKNTLNSDEDSKDGSTAPKTTRKENAPHTDEDTKTVPAKSLRKDDGDGNKESKRREDSAVYENKRFRKDKKDDEKFPGGDVIPHSPVIKISYSTPQGKGEVIKIPSRVHGSVKPFCPKQLLQNGHGERETSKAPQKDVQPSMDAIRTGLTISIPKLKLPKLSGPDAPSPKIRLRSRADGAEQVSIYEAELVGGARRKSPRVPGTAPEDGGDKNSLELWSGNCAEEVERHGDLTLLINFRKRKADSSSLSVCSSDSLDESKSFSSDGTSPELCDLAPGDDVSVSSSSHGESKTVPPLTVRLHTRSMTKCVTEEGHAVTVGDVVWGKIHGFPWWPARILSISGTHREEGEVDAPWPEAKVSWFGSPTTSQLSVAKLSPFREFFRSRFNRKKKGMYRRAIMEAAKAVGHMGAEITSLLAHCET, encoded by the coding sequence GACTGGGCTGTTTTGCCTTCCAGACGTCATTGGAAAGTCAGAAGAGAGCCTCGTGTTGAGACCAGACTGTGAAGTCTCAAATGAAGAGCATCGCTCCAAAACTCCAAATGAACTTACAGAGCAACCAAAAGATGAGAACACAGAACCTGAGACGACCCCTCCTGCACCCGTCCCCGTCCCCGTGCAACCGGGACTGCCAACGTACCCTCCTTACTTTGAGGGCGCCCCTTTTCCCCAACCAGTGTGGGTTCGCCACACTTACAACCAATGGGTACCACAGCCGCCACCTCGTCCcatcaaaagaaagaaaagacgAGGGCGAGAACCGGGCAGAATGACCATGAGCACAATCAGACTTCGACCACGGCAGGTGTTGTGTGAGAAATGCAAAAACACTCTCAATAGCGACGAGGACAGCAAAGACGGGTCGACAGCCCCCAAGACGACGAGGAAAGAGAACGCACCTCACACAGATGAGGACACTAAAACGGTCCCGGCCAAGAGTCTGAGAAAGGACGACGGAGACGGCAATAAAGAGTCTAAAAGACGAGAGGACTCGGCGGTCTACGAAAACAAGCGCTTTCGAAAGGACAAGAAGGACGATGAGAAGTTTCCCGGAGGTGACGTCATACCCCACAGTCCTGTCATCAAGATCTCGTATAGCACTCCGCAAGGTAAAGGCGAAGTCATAAAGATCCCTTCTAGAGTTCACGGGTCCGTCAAACCCTTCTGCCCAAAGCAACTGCTGCAGAACGGCCACGGAGAAAGAGAGACTTCCAAGGCACCCCAAAAAGATGTGCAACCCTCTATGGACGCCATCAGAACGGGCCTTACCATTTCCATTCCCAAACTCAAGCTCCCGAAACTATCCGGTCCAGACGCCCCATCGCCCAAGATACGCTTAAGATCTCGCGCCGACGGAGCCGAGCAGGTGTCGATATACGAGGCCGAGCTGGTGGGCGGTGCTCGTAGAAAGAGTCCGAGAGTTCCCGGCACTGCGCCCGAGGACGGCGGCGATAAAAATTCACTTGAACTTTGGTCAGGCAACTGTGCGGAAGAGGTCGAGCGTCACGGTGACTTGACGTTGCTCATTAACTTTCGAAAGAGGAAGGCAGACTCGTCGAGTCTGTCCGTCTGTAGTAGCGATAGCCTGGACGAGTCAAAGTCCTTCAGTTCGGACGGCACGTCGCCGGAACTGTGCGACCTGGCACCGGGTGACGATGTCTCTGTGTCATCTTCCTCTCACGGGGAAAGTAAAACGGTTCCACCTCTTACAGTACGACTGCACACCCGCAGCATGACTAAGTGCGTGACCGAGGAAGGTCACGCCGTGACGGTGGGCGATGTCGTTTGGGGAAAGATCCACGGCTTTCCTTGGTGGCCCGCACGAATACTCAGTATTAGTGGTACTCATAGAGAAGAAGGCGAGGTCGACGCTCCCTGGCCCGAAGCTAAAGTCTCCTGgttcggctcgcccaccactTCCCAACTTTCGGTTGCCAAATTGTCGCCCTTCCGTGAATTCTTCAGGTCACGTTTCAACCGCAAAAAGAAAGGGATGTACCGGCGTGCCATTATGGAGGCTGCTAAAGCGGTGGGACACATGGGTGCAGAAATCACATCGCTACTTGCTCACTGCGAAACTTAG